The following coding sequences are from one Methanococcoides orientis window:
- a CDS encoding ferredoxin: MADKENKVAENVPGQFYVDEGCIGCRLCTNDAPDNFRMTEDESTAFVFKQPEKDSETKDCENAMDSCPVDAIGNDG; the protein is encoded by the coding sequence ATGGCCGATAAAGAAAATAAAGTAGCTGAAAATGTACCGGGTCAATTCTATGTGGATGAAGGATGCATTGGATGTCGTTTATGCACAAATGATGCTCCGGATAACTTCAGGATGACTGAAGATGAATCGACTGCATTTGTCTTTAAGCAACCGGAAAAAGATTCCGAGACAAAGGATTGTGAAAATGCAATGGATTCATGCCCAGTAGATGCAATCGGCAATGATGGCTAA
- a CDS encoding c-type cytochrome: protein MTIPIARTLISIGIILMVAGCINVYDERSDTTDSGYEWHDPGYMYPAQYDSMTDPNIITDFSSNGEMIYYTGLNENRQEIPVSGGPHWLYVHGGSCVSCHGVDGKGGVPIMMGTVIPSDITYEVLTSEEEHENEHEEHPPYTDETITIAIREGKDPSGEELDYTMPRWDLSDEDMEDLIEYLKTL, encoded by the coding sequence TTGACAATACCAATTGCCAGAACATTGATCTCGATCGGAATAATACTAATGGTCGCAGGATGTATAAATGTTTACGATGAACGATCTGATACAACTGATAGTGGATATGAGTGGCATGATCCCGGATATATGTACCCGGCACAATATGATTCGATGACAGATCCGAACATCATTACAGATTTTTCATCGAACGGAGAAATGATCTATTATACAGGTCTTAATGAAAATCGACAGGAAATACCGGTTAGTGGCGGTCCTCATTGGTTGTATGTCCATGGTGGAAGCTGTGTAAGCTGTCATGGTGTTGATGGGAAAGGGGGAGTTCCAATAATGATGGGAACTGTAATACCTTCAGATATAACCTATGAAGTCCTGACTTCCGAAGAAGAACATGAAAATGAACATGAAGAGCATCCTCCATACACTGATGAAACGATTACTATTGCCATAAGGGAAGGAAAAGATCCTTCTGGTGAAGAACTGGATTACACAATGCCCAGATGGGACCTTTCAGATGAAGACATGGAAGATCTGATCGAATATCTGAAAACGCTTTGA
- a CDS encoding ArsR/SmtB family transcription factor has product MGKTMQQIVSIGEAISHPLRLKLLYMLSEREWYVYELAKELNVSRQVLYLHLKRLEKAGFVESDLRLEDDDMRAKKFFKLKEFDVSLNIEDLGTFFE; this is encoded by the coding sequence ATGGGAAAAACAATGCAGCAGATAGTATCTATAGGTGAGGCTATTTCACATCCTCTGAGGCTTAAGCTTCTCTATATGCTCTCAGAAAGGGAATGGTATGTGTATGAGCTTGCCAAAGAGCTGAATGTCTCCCGGCAGGTCCTCTATCTTCATTTAAAGCGTCTTGAGAAGGCTGGATTTGTAGAAAGTGATCTTCGTCTTGAAGATGACGATATGAGGGCAAAGAAATTTTTCAAGCTCAAGGAGTTCGATGTCTCACTCAATATCGAAGACCTGGGAACTTTCTTTGAATGA